From the genome of Aerococcus urinaehominis:
GTCATCAATTAATTGCTGAAGTACGTGCTTATTTGCGGGCCAGTATAAATGAACTCAAGCAAGTTCAATACACGGTTTGTCATGGGGACATCAATCGCCGTAATTTTATGACCTCCCAATCAGGTCGACTTTATCTGGTTGATTGGGAAGGTGTTATCATAGCAGATTACTTGCTAGATATTTGCCAACTTTTGGTCCAGTATGTTGATTTTTCTGATTGGTCTAATTGGTTTGAACAATACGGTCTAAAAGTCAACGACGCTGTGTACGGTCGGCTAGAGTGGTATAGCCTTTATAGTTTACTGACCTTTATTAATGATGATTTTTATCAACATCGTCAGTATGAAATGAATGAAAAAATATTAAAACTACGTCACATTTATCGTAACCGGCGCTTTGAAGATTCAATCAGTCACGGTGGATAAATGGCTAAGAAGGGACTGTTGCTAGGGCTTCAGTCCCTTATTTATGAAAAGGAGGGATCATAGTATGCGAGTCAGACACAAGCCTTGGGCTCAAGAGCGGTTGGCAGCAGATAATGATTTTATGGTTCAAACACCTAGTCAATTTCAAGGGGAATGGGGTCAAAAAGTATTTAATAATCAAAATGACATCCATGTTGAAGTTGGATCGGGAAAAGGTAATTTTATTGTGGGTATGGCTCAAGCCCATCCGGACATTAATTTTATTGGCATTGAACTGCAGGCCTCTGTATTTATTACAGCCCTAGAAAAAGCTCAGGCTGTGAGTGGGGGACTAGATAATCTAAAACTAGTCCTCACTGATGGTCAAAATCTAAATGATATTTTTGCTGACGATGAACTTCAGCGTATTTACCTAAATTTTTCTGATCCCTGGCCTAAAAAACGTCATGCTAAACGACGATTGACACATAAGAATTTTCTGGCCGTTTACCAACAAGTGCTTGATGAGCGAGGCAACCTTCATTTTAAGACTGACAACCAAGCTTTATTTGAGTATTCCTTGGTATCAATGTCTAAGTATGGCATGGTTTTGGACTGGGTCTCCCTAGACTTACATCATAGTGATTATATAGGGAATATTATGACTGAATACGAAGAAAAATTTTCTAAAAAAGGCCAGGTTATCTACCGGTTAGAAGCTAGTTTTCCGGTTGCTAACTAATGTGTTGGCTAACAAAAAAAGCGTCCAGTTATATCTGGGCGCTTTTTTGCTTAAATCTTATAAATATCAATAATTTGACCTTGCTGGGCATCAGCAATAAATTCATATTGCACTAGTTGTCCAGCTTCTTTTC
Proteins encoded in this window:
- the trmB gene encoding tRNA (guanosine(46)-N7)-methyltransferase TrmB, producing MRVRHKPWAQERLAADNDFMVQTPSQFQGEWGQKVFNNQNDIHVEVGSGKGNFIVGMAQAHPDINFIGIELQASVFITALEKAQAVSGGLDNLKLVLTDGQNLNDIFADDELQRIYLNFSDPWPKKRHAKRRLTHKNFLAVYQQVLDERGNLHFKTDNQALFEYSLVSMSKYGMVLDWVSLDLHHSDYIGNIMTEYEEKFSKKGQVIYRLEASFPVAN
- a CDS encoding phosphotransferase family protein — its product is MSFPLGSEWQFEPIPGGSGQAFKGLKAGDGEMVFIKRNTSPFLPALSMEGVTPKLLWTKRTNDGDVLTAQEWLSGQVLSRQQMREPLVGQLIYQYQHSEYLFEMLEKVGGQTCTAEDLLDQLESHLASELTSHQLIAEVRAYLRASINELKQVQYTVCHGDINRRNFMTSQSGRLYLVDWEGVIIADYLLDICQLLVQYVDFSDWSNWFEQYGLKVNDAVYGRLEWYSLYSLLTFINDDFYQHRQYEMNEKILKLRHIYRNRRFEDSISHGG